One genomic window of Fusarium verticillioides 7600 chromosome 2, whole genome shotgun sequence includes the following:
- a CDS encoding alcohol dehydrogenase has translation MALPFAPPPKSPLGRYRLLSPTASVWVSPICLGTMNFGNAWKEWMGECDQSTSESILDFFYEQGGNFIDSANNYQFQETEKWVGEWMRKRGNRDEIVLATKYTTNFRAGPGAPNIMVNFTGNGSKSLRASVEASLKNLQTDYIDLLYVHWYDGNTSIPEMMQSLNQLVLSGKVLHLGVSDTPAWIVSKANEYARCNGLRQFSVYQGRWSAASRDFERDIIPMCQAEGMGIAPWGSLGGGKFKTEEQRNAREGRRVEASEKEIRTSKVLESIANRKNTLITSIALAYVMHKTSYVFPIIGGRKVDHLKANIQALTLNLSPEDIQEIDGATEFDVGFPNDFLYRGGNSFGGPDVWLLQMGGTFDHIQPPKPISPAARGE, from the exons ATGGCTCTCCCTTTCGCACCACCTCCCAAAAGCCCTCTTGGGCGCTACCGACTGTTGTCACCAACTGCATCGGTTTGGGTGTCCCCTATTTGTCTTGGTACAATGAACTTTGGAAATGCTTG GAAAGAGTGGATGGGAGAATGCGACCAGTCCACATCGGAGTCAATCTTGGATTTTTTCTATGAACAG GGTGGAAACTTTATTGACTCTGCAAACAACTACCAATTCCAGGAAACCGAGAAATGGGTGGGAGAATGGATGCGGAAGCGCGGTAACCGGGATGAAATCG TTCTTGCCACCAAATACACCACCAACTTTCGAGCTGGACCCGGTGCTCCTAATATCATGGTGAACTTCACTGGCAACGGATCGAAAAGTCTGAGGGCTTCAGTTGAGGCCAGCCTTAAGAACCTGCAGACCGATTACATTGATCTT CTCTATGTTCACTGGTATGATGGCAACACCTCTATCCCAGAGATGATGCAATCTCTCAACCAACTCGTCCTCTCCGGAAAGGTCCTCCACTTGGGCGTCAGCGACACTCCTGCTTGGATCGTGAG CAAGGCCAACGAATATGCCCGCTGCAATGGCCTTCGCCAGTTCTCTGTATATCAGGGTCGCTGGTCCGCGGCGTCCCGCGATTTCGAGCGGGATATTATTCCCATGTGTCAAGCTGAAGGCATGGGAATTGCGCCGTGGGGCTCCCTTGGAGGCGGAAAGTTCAAGACCGAAGAACAACGCAATGCGCGGGAAGGACGAAGAGTGGAGGCCAGCGAGAAAGAGATCAGAACCAGTAAAGTGCTGGAGTCGATCGCTAACCGTAAGAACAcactcatcaccagcatcgcaCTGGCATATGTCATGCACAAGACAAGTTATGTGTTTCCCATCATCGGTGGTCGAAAGGTGGatcatctcaaagccaacatTCAGGCTCTCACCCTAAATCTCTCCCCTGAGGATATCCAAGAGATCGATGGGGCTACTGAATTCGATGTGGGCTTTCCCAACGACTTCCTGTATCGTGGGGGTAACTCTTTTGGAGGTCCAGACGTTTGGCTGCTCCAGATGGGTGGCACGTTTGACCACATCCAACCACCAAAG CCCATCTCACCGGCTGCGCGAGGGGAATAG
- a CDS encoding mitochondrial inner membrane protease subunit 2 encodes MVLGSVWARLRGNGQPSLARSTALRLFGFATWIPVIAMFNLHVAELTFVDGASMYPLINDDKDSTLRRDVILNWKWSPQENLERGMVVTLRSPLHPETIAVKRVVALENDVIKTKAPHPLPTVRVPQGHVWVEGDGPPGSSLDSNTYGPVSKQLITGRVTHIVFPFRKFGALPWRDHQRPLME; translated from the exons ATGGTTCTCGGCTCAGTGTGGGCACGTCTCAGAGGTAATGGCCAACCCAGTCTGGCCAGGTCAACAGCTTTAAGACTCTTTGGATTCGCAACATGGATCCCAGTCATCGCCATGTTTAACCTGCACGTAGCAGAGCTGACTTTTGTCGACGGCGCATCTATGTATCCGTTGATAAACGACGACAAAGACTCTACTTTACGAAGAGATGTGATCCTCAACTGGAAGTGGTCTCCTCAAGAGAATCTGGAGAGGGGCATGGTTGTGACATTACG GAGTCCGCTACATCCCGAGACAATTGCAGTCAAGCGCGTAGTGGCGCTAGAGAACGATGTGATCAAGACAAAAGCGCCTCATCCTCTGCCAACAGTGAGAGTCCCGCAAGGGCACGTGTGGGTTGAGGGCGATGGACCGCCTGGATCGAGTCTGGATAGCAATACGTATGGACCAGTATCTAAGCAGTTGATTACTGGGCGAGTCACGCATATTGTGTTTCCTTTTCGCAAGTTTGGAGCTCTTCCATGGCGGGATCACCAGAGGCCATTGATGGAGTAG
- a CDS encoding translation initiation factor 2 subunit 1 → MAQNQHCRFYEEKYPEIDSFVMVNVKQIAEMGAYVKLLEYDNIDGMILLSELSRRRIRSIQKLIRVGRNEVVVVLRVDKEKGYIDLSKRRVSPEDIVKCEERYNKSKMVHSIMVHLAEKTKLDIESLYEAIAWPLNKRYGHAIDAFKLSITNPEVWNDITFPNEVAKEELKSYIGKRLTPQPTKIRADIEVTCFGYEGIDAVKTALRTAEAHSTDDTQVKVKLVSPPLYVLTCSTLDKNVGITCLGEAIVDVRKSIEGAGGNLTVKMEPKAVTESDDAELQALMEKRERENAEVSGDESMSDSDENIPETI, encoded by the exons ATGGCTCAAAATCAACATTGCCGTTTTTACGAGGAGAAGTACCCGGAGATCGACAGCTTCGTCATGGTCAATGTCAAGCAG ATCGCCGAAATGGGTGCCTACGTTAAGCTTCTAGAGTACGACAACATTGACGGCATGATCCTGCTTTCTGAGCTTTCGCGAAGACGTATTCGAAGTATTCAGAAGCTCATTCGAGTCGGTCGCAACGAAGTCGTCGTGGTGCTCCGTgtcgacaaggagaagg GTTACATCGATCTCTCGAAGCGACGAGTCTCCCCCGAGGATATTGTCAAGTGCGAAGAGCGATacaacaagagcaagatggtCCACTCTATCATGGTGCATCTcgccgagaagaccaagctcGATATCGAGAGCCTCTATGAGGCCATTGCTTGGCCCCTAAACAAGCGATACGGACATGCTATCGACGCTTTCAAGCTTTCCATCAC aaaccCCGAGGTCTGGAACGATATTACCTTCCCCAACGAGgtggccaaggaggagctcaagTCATACATCGGAAAGCGTCTTACTCCTCAGCCCACCAAGATCCGAGCCGATATTGAGGTCACTTGCTTCGGGTACGAGGGAATCGACGCCGTCAAGACTGCTCTCCGCACAGCCGAGGCCCACAGCACCGATGACACCCaagtcaaggtcaagctcgTCTCTCCGCCTCTCTACGTCCTCACATGCTCGACCTTGGACAAAAACGTCGGTATTACTTGCTTGGGAGAGGCCATCGTCGATGTCCGAAAGAGCATCGAGGGTGCCGGTGGTAACTTGacagtcaagatggagccCAAGGCCGTTACTGAGAGCGATGACGCTGAGCTGCAAGCATTGATGGAGAAGCGCGAGCGTGAGAACGCCGAGGTCAGCGGTGACGAGAGCATgagcgacagcgacgaaaACATCCCTGAGACCATCTAG
- a CDS encoding cell cycle arrest protein BUB3 yields MAPATQYELSPPPTDAVSAIAFAPSSGTKLLVSSWDKKVYCYDIAGGAGEATLVNTYEHRAPVLDVCFGANDNEAFTAGVDWCVNRIDLETGEKTLLSKHAAPVRSIAYSPKFSILVSASWDCSLNLHNLSDPSSTPIRVSLPGKPHALAASPTKIVVAMAGRVINIYDLKTIVDLFATGSSDLQPWQQRESSLRYLTRAVSCMPNDAGYATSSIEGRVAVEWFEDTAESQARKYAFKCHRQAAPDGDGDIVYPVNALAFHPVHGTFASGGGDGTAALWDAEAKRRLKQYQKFPNSVAALAFSSDGRYLAVGVCPGFETGQEDYSGAGQTSVLIRELGENEAKGKGAK; encoded by the exons ATGGCTCCTG CGACTCAGTACGAACTTTCACCGCCCCCAACCGACGCGGTCTCGGCGATCGCGTTTGCGCCGTCCTCTGGAACCAAGCTCCTTGTCTCATCATGGGATAAGAAGGTGTATTGCTACGACATCGCAGGTGGAGCTGGTGAGGCGACTCTCGTCAACACATACGAGCACCGGGCGCCAGTCTTGGATGTCTGCTTCGGCGCCAATGATAATGAAGCGTTTACTGCTGGCGTGGATTGGTGTGTTAACAG AATCGACTTGGAGACTGGTGAGAAAACCTTGCTGAGCAAGCATGCTGCGCCAGTGCGATCTATAGCCTACAGCCCAAAGTTTT CGATCTTGGTCTCCGCGTCATGGGATTGCAGCTTGAACCTCCATAACCTCAGCGATCCTTCAAGCACCCCCATAAGGGTCTCTCTCCCTGGCAAGCCTCATGCGCTGGCTGCTAGTCCTACGAAGATCGTGGTTGCCATGGCCGGCCGTGTTATTAACATCTACGACCTGAAGACCATTGTCGACCTATTCGCAACTGGCTCATCTGACTTGCAGCCATGGCAACAACGTGAATCATCTCTACGATATTTGACCCGCGCTGTGTCCTGCATGCCCAACGACGCCGGCTACGCCACAAGCAGCATCGAAGGCCGTGTTGCAGTTGAGTGGTTTGAGGACACGGCCGAGTCCCAAGCTCGAAAGTACGCCTTCAAGTGCCATCGGCAGGCAGCACCAGATGGTGACGGTGATATTGTTTATCCGGTAAATGCTCTCGCCTTCCACCCTGTTCATGGGACATTTGCTTCAGGGGGTGGCGATGGCACTGCTGCTTTGTGGGATGCTGAAGCAAAGCGACGACTCAAACAGTACCAGAAATTCCCCAACAGCGTTGCTGCGCTTGCTTTCTCAAGCGACGGGAGATATCTTGCTGTGGGTGTTTGCCCTGGGTTTGAGACTGGCCAAGAGGACTACAGCGGTGCCGGACAGACATCGGTATTGATCCgtgagcttggtgagaacgaagccaagggcaagggaGCCAAATAG